From one Caldichromatium japonicum genomic stretch:
- a CDS encoding LPS-assembly protein LptD → MMPRPADRKWRVCAAALSALVLVPAQAGEPSPEVKTDLRPLPPVQVTGGSQLSPSQPVETAGQLAPLVPERPLGLEIAPPDERPQAQQLPISIEERAQDKRLHEGLAWDTCGPRLGRGRMPLTQPAAKAQRQPVEITADLVDYDQARDLVQLQGNIEVVQGQARLCAARSIYDRRTASVSASGGVILDYPGLRLISERADYNLESKDGRLEQAGYRLYGQTNLRGAAEAAWLLDDQKSRYRNILYTTCPPGNTAWSLRAQDLMLDQAAGQGVARNAWLSLWDVPVLYTPYLAFPIDGRRRSGFLIPTIGSSEKIGLDLSIPYYWSIAPQMDATLTPRLMSARGLMLGAEWRYLGAWERLEFDGEILPQDAKDPEAGVRGALRFTESGSPAPGWWTAIDYASVSDDRYLTDFGNRLDVTSLRNLSQRAEIQYQGNGWRALGRLQQFQSIDASIAPANRPYGQLPHLELTSVSQPFAAGLEYDLRLYYDYFDHDSAIHGSRLVAAPILSWPLRRSFGYLIPRARLYYTQYDLIDQKAGADSQPSHLIPSFDLDGQLVFEREAGWLGRPALQTLEPRLYYVYTAYADQTDNPRFDTTALDFSFASLFRPNRFTGYDRINDDNRLTLGLTTRTLREDDGDELWRLSLGQIYYFADQRVQLDGPAVLDPNHSALAGEIGLRLHRDWTAQAELQWNPDSREHSWEKQVIQVRYAPAKDRLLSLAYHYNLGTQSSEEYENADLAFQLPLGSRVRMVGRWLYSLLNDETVEAFAGIEFSECCWRMRILGQHLKRDANQPASTSLMLQLELAGLGSVGNAIDKVLQRGIYGYQSD, encoded by the coding sequence CACAGCTCAGCCCCAGCCAACCGGTCGAAACAGCGGGGCAACTGGCCCCACTCGTTCCCGAGAGACCGCTGGGCCTGGAGATCGCCCCACCCGATGAGCGACCACAAGCCCAGCAACTGCCTATCTCCATCGAGGAGCGCGCCCAGGACAAACGTCTGCACGAGGGGCTAGCTTGGGATACCTGCGGGCCTCGCTTGGGGAGGGGCCGGATGCCGCTGACCCAGCCCGCAGCCAAGGCCCAACGCCAGCCGGTCGAGATCACTGCTGACCTGGTCGATTATGACCAAGCGCGTGATCTTGTCCAACTCCAGGGCAACATCGAGGTGGTCCAGGGTCAGGCCAGGCTATGTGCCGCGCGCTCGATCTATGACCGGCGCACGGCATCGGTAAGCGCCAGCGGCGGCGTCATCCTTGACTATCCTGGGCTGCGCCTGATCAGTGAACGTGCCGACTACAACCTGGAAAGCAAAGACGGACGGCTCGAACAGGCCGGCTATCGACTCTATGGCCAGACCAATCTGCGCGGTGCCGCCGAAGCAGCCTGGTTGCTGGATGATCAGAAAAGCCGCTACCGCAATATCCTCTATACCACCTGTCCGCCGGGAAACACCGCCTGGTCGCTGCGGGCACAGGACCTGATGCTCGATCAGGCAGCCGGGCAAGGAGTGGCACGCAACGCCTGGCTGAGCCTCTGGGATGTACCTGTGCTCTATACGCCCTATCTCGCCTTTCCAATCGACGGGCGCCGGCGTTCGGGCTTCTTGATCCCCACCATCGGCAGTTCCGAAAAGATTGGCCTTGACCTCAGCATCCCCTATTATTGGAGCATCGCCCCCCAGATGGACGCCACCCTGACCCCGCGGCTGATGAGCGCGCGCGGCCTGATGCTCGGGGCCGAATGGCGCTACCTGGGCGCCTGGGAGCGTCTGGAGTTCGACGGCGAGATCCTGCCCCAGGATGCCAAAGACCCGGAGGCGGGGGTCCGCGGCGCCCTGCGGTTTACCGAGAGCGGCAGCCCTGCCCCTGGTTGGTGGACGGCGATCGACTACGCTTCGGTATCAGATGACCGGTATCTTACCGATTTCGGCAATCGGCTCGATGTCACCAGCCTGCGCAATCTCAGCCAGCGCGCCGAGATCCAGTATCAAGGCAACGGTTGGCGGGCGTTGGGTCGCCTGCAACAGTTCCAGAGCATCGATGCCTCGATCGCTCCAGCCAACCGGCCTTATGGCCAGTTGCCCCATCTCGAGTTGACCAGTGTCTCCCAGCCGTTCGCCGCTGGCCTAGAGTATGACCTGAGGCTGTACTACGATTATTTCGATCATGATTCGGCGATCCACGGCAGCCGTCTGGTCGCCGCGCCCATCCTAAGCTGGCCGCTGCGCCGTAGCTTCGGGTATCTCATCCCCCGTGCGCGCCTGTATTACACCCAATACGACCTGATCGACCAGAAGGCAGGGGCTGACAGCCAGCCGAGCCATCTGATCCCCAGCTTCGACCTCGACGGTCAATTGGTCTTCGAGCGCGAGGCCGGCTGGTTGGGGCGACCGGCGCTTCAGACCCTCGAACCGCGCCTGTATTACGTCTATACCGCCTATGCCGATCAGACGGACAATCCGCGCTTCGATACCACGGCGCTCGATTTTAGTTTCGCCAGCCTGTTTCGCCCCAACCGCTTCACCGGCTATGACCGGATCAACGATGACAACAGGCTCACCCTGGGCCTGACCACTCGCACCCTTCGGGAAGACGACGGCGATGAGCTGTGGCGCCTGAGCCTTGGCCAGATCTATTACTTTGCCGACCAGCGGGTGCAACTGGATGGTCCGGCGGTGCTTGATCCCAACCATTCCGCCTTGGCCGGGGAGATCGGTTTGCGCCTGCATCGCGACTGGACGGCCCAGGCCGAACTGCAATGGAACCCAGACAGCAGGGAGCACTCTTGGGAGAAACAGGTCATCCAGGTGCGCTATGCCCCAGCCAAGGACCGCCTGTTGAGCCTGGCTTACCATTACAATCTGGGTACCCAGAGCTCCGAAGAATATGAAAACGCCGATCTCGCCTTCCAGCTGCCCCTCGGTTCCCGGGTACGGATGGTCGGACGTTGGCTCTATTCGCTGTTGAACGATGAAACGGTCGAGGCGTTTGCGGGGATAGAATTTAGTGAATGTTGTTGGCGGATGCGCATCCTAGGCCAGCATCTCAAACGCGATGCCAATCAGCCAGCGAGCACCAGCCTCATGCTGCAATTGGAACTTGCCGGGCTTGGATCAGTCGGCAATGCCATCGACAAGGTCTTGCAACGAGGGATCTATGGGTATCAATCCGATTAG
- a CDS encoding peptidylprolyl isomerase — protein sequence MRHLSALLLGCLGLLWALTAAPLRAAQPLDAIVAVVNDDVIVQSELERELALVIPQLQQRGTAPPPTQLRKQVLDRLILKHLQQQRAKQLGISVDDATLQQAIENIARRNGISVEELKETLEAGGIRFADFREDTRAQILSSRLQNQEVLGKIQVSEQEVDRFLAREKDRLVEREQVRLQHILVALPDNPTPEQVKRAEDKAKRLVVELRAGADFAAVAVRESDGANALEGGDLGWFEMGAVPTLVSDLAYTLAEGEITDPLRSPSGFHIIRLSGIKAAQPKDIVQTHARHILIRTNELVSDEDARQRLMQLRERLLNGEDFAGLARAHSDDTGSALKGGDLGWVEPGRMVPEFEEQMNKLAPGALSEPFKTPFGWHLLKVEERRNRGASEDLMRIKAREALQRRKAEEAMEEWQRQLRDEAYIEIRLEQEGEQG from the coding sequence GTGAGGCACCTCAGCGCCCTGCTGCTCGGCTGCCTTGGTCTCTTGTGGGCCTTGACCGCCGCGCCGCTGCGCGCCGCCCAGCCGCTGGATGCGATCGTGGCCGTGGTCAATGATGATGTCATTGTCCAAAGCGAATTGGAGCGCGAGCTGGCCCTGGTCATCCCTCAGCTCCAGCAGCGTGGCACCGCCCCGCCGCCCACGCAATTGCGCAAGCAGGTGCTCGACCGTTTGATCCTCAAGCACCTGCAACAGCAGCGCGCCAAGCAGCTCGGCATCTCGGTCGATGACGCCACCCTCCAGCAGGCAATCGAGAACATCGCCAGGCGCAATGGCATCTCGGTCGAGGAGCTCAAGGAGACCCTCGAGGCCGGCGGCATTCGTTTTGCGGATTTCCGCGAGGATACCCGTGCCCAGATCCTCAGCAGTCGCCTGCAAAACCAAGAGGTACTCGGCAAGATCCAGGTCAGCGAACAAGAGGTCGATCGTTTCCTGGCGCGCGAGAAAGACCGTCTGGTCGAACGCGAACAGGTGCGCCTCCAGCACATCCTGGTCGCCCTGCCTGATAACCCGACCCCCGAACAGGTCAAGCGCGCCGAGGACAAGGCCAAGCGATTGGTGGTCGAGTTGCGCGCCGGCGCCGATTTCGCCGCAGTCGCTGTACGCGAATCGGACGGCGCCAATGCCCTGGAGGGCGGGGACCTCGGCTGGTTCGAGATGGGAGCAGTCCCCACCCTGGTCTCCGATCTGGCCTATACCCTGGCCGAGGGCGAGATCACCGATCCGCTACGCAGCCCGAGCGGCTTTCACATCATCCGCTTGAGCGGGATCAAGGCCGCCCAACCCAAGGATATCGTCCAGACCCATGCGCGCCATATCCTGATCCGCACCAATGAATTGGTTTCGGACGAGGATGCCCGGCAAAGGCTCATGCAATTGCGCGAACGGCTGTTGAACGGTGAAGATTTTGCAGGACTTGCCCGCGCCCATTCCGACGACACGGGCTCGGCATTGAAGGGCGGCGATCTTGGCTGGGTCGAGCCGGGGCGGATGGTGCCCGAATTCGAGGAGCAGATGAACAAGCTTGCGCCGGGTGCCCTGAGCGAACCCTTCAAGACCCCCTTTGGTTGGCATCTCCTCAAGGTCGAAGAGCGGCGCAATCGCGGCGCCAGCGAAGACCTGATGCGCATCAAGGCGCGCGAGGCCCTACAACGGCGCAAGGCTGAGGAGGCGATGGAGGAATGGCAGCGTCAGTTGCGCGACGAGGCCTATATCGAGATCCGATTGGAGCAGGAGGGGGAGCAGGGATGA
- the pdxA gene encoding 4-hydroxythreonine-4-phosphate dehydrogenase PdxA: MNKAQSPSVLRLAITPGEPAGVGPDLIVRLAAAESAPAELVAIADPELLAERAAHLGLKLGIEPFEPSQPPSPQRAGRLKIWPVPLAHPVEAGRLDPANAPYVLETLKRACAGCLEGRFDALVTGPVHKGIINDAAIPFTGHTEFLAEYCGGEPVMMLAIPGLRVALATTHLPLNQVSAAITRASLARVVDVLHQDLIQRFGIREPRILVCGLNPHAGEGGHLGREEIEVIEPVLAQRRAHGWRLIGPVPADTAFVPPRLQDVDAVLAMYHDQGLPVLKHLGFGHAVNITLGLPIIRTSVDHGTALELAGTDRADLGSLRQALLLACQLVQSSRICSPRVDQNARGAQQEESSPDLGAGETSDAL, encoded by the coding sequence ATGAACAAGGCCCAATCACCATCGGTCTTGCGTCTGGCCATCACCCCGGGCGAGCCTGCCGGTGTGGGTCCAGACCTGATCGTGCGCCTGGCGGCTGCCGAATCAGCTCCTGCTGAGCTTGTCGCCATCGCCGATCCCGAGCTCCTGGCCGAGCGGGCAGCGCACCTGGGGCTTAAGCTTGGCATCGAGCCCTTCGAACCCAGTCAGCCGCCCAGCCCCCAACGCGCTGGCCGGCTGAAGATCTGGCCGGTGCCGCTGGCGCACCCAGTCGAGGCAGGTCGGCTCGACCCAGCCAATGCCCCCTATGTGTTGGAGACCCTAAAAAGGGCCTGCGCGGGCTGTCTGGAGGGGCGTTTCGACGCCTTGGTCACCGGCCCAGTGCACAAGGGGATCATCAATGACGCCGCTATCCCGTTCACCGGTCACACCGAGTTCTTGGCCGAGTACTGCGGCGGCGAGCCGGTGATGATGCTCGCCATCCCCGGGCTGCGCGTCGCCCTGGCCACCACCCATCTGCCCTTGAACCAGGTGAGCGCGGCCATCACCCGCGCCTCGCTTGCGCGGGTAGTCGATGTCCTGCATCAGGACCTGATCCAGCGTTTTGGGATCAGGGAGCCGCGCATCCTGGTCTGCGGTTTAAATCCCCATGCCGGCGAGGGCGGGCATCTGGGGCGCGAGGAGATCGAGGTGATCGAGCCGGTCCTTGCGCAGCGACGCGCCCACGGCTGGCGTCTGATCGGCCCAGTGCCTGCCGATACCGCCTTCGTCCCCCCCCGTCTGCAGGATGTCGATGCGGTACTGGCCATGTATCACGACCAGGGCTTGCCGGTCCTCAAACATCTGGGATTTGGGCATGCGGTCAATATCACCCTAGGGCTACCGATCATCCGCACCTCCGTCGATCACGGCACGGCCCTCGAACTTGCAGGGACAGATCGTGCCGACCTCGGCAGCTTGCGCCAGGCGCTGCTGCTCGCCTGTCAATTGGTTCAGTCATCTCGTATTTGTTCGCCTCGAGTGGACCAGAACGCTCGCGGAGCGCAGCAGGAGGAAAGCTCCCCAGACCTAGGCGCGGGAGAGACCAGCGATGCGCTTTGA
- the tgt gene encoding tRNA guanosine(34) transglycosylase Tgt, which translates to MRFEVLARDGLARRARLILERGTIETPAFMPVGTYGTVKAMTPEELEATGAQIILGNTFHLMLRPGAEVIQTLGGLHAFMHWDGPILTDSGGFQVWSLGELRRISEDGVHFRSPVDGSPVFLSPERSIEVQQTLGSDIIMIFDECTPYPATEEEARASMERSLRWAERSREAHGASPAALFGIVQGGMHEHLRERSLAGLLRIGFDGYAVGGLSVGEPESDRLRILDHLADRLPADRPRYLMGVGKPQDLVAAVVRGIDLFDCVIPTRNARNGHLFTHQGVLRIRNASHRTDPRPPDPLCDCYTCRHYSRAYLHHLDRCNEILGARLATIHNLHYYQTLMRRMRTAIANGQFTEFVAEFQRTYQN; encoded by the coding sequence ATGCGCTTTGAGGTCCTCGCCCGCGACGGACTCGCCCGCCGTGCCCGCCTGATCCTCGAGCGCGGCACGATCGAGACCCCCGCCTTCATGCCGGTCGGCACCTATGGCACGGTCAAGGCCATGACACCCGAGGAGCTAGAGGCAACCGGCGCCCAGATCATCCTGGGAAATACCTTTCATCTGATGCTGCGTCCAGGTGCCGAGGTCATCCAGACCCTGGGGGGGCTACATGCCTTCATGCATTGGGATGGGCCCATCCTCACCGATTCGGGCGGATTTCAGGTATGGAGCCTGGGCGAACTGCGCCGGATCAGCGAAGACGGCGTCCATTTCCGCTCGCCAGTGGATGGCAGTCCGGTGTTTCTCAGCCCAGAGCGCTCGATCGAGGTCCAGCAGACCCTGGGCTCGGACATCATCATGATCTTCGACGAATGCACCCCTTACCCTGCTACCGAGGAAGAGGCACGCGCCTCGATGGAGCGCTCATTGCGCTGGGCCGAGCGCTCACGGGAGGCCCATGGCGCAAGCCCGGCGGCGCTCTTCGGCATCGTCCAGGGCGGGATGCATGAACATCTGCGCGAGCGCTCACTGGCGGGTCTGCTTCGCATCGGCTTTGATGGCTATGCCGTGGGTGGGCTATCGGTCGGCGAACCCGAGTCCGACCGATTGCGCATCCTCGACCATTTGGCTGACAGGCTTCCTGCCGACCGACCCCGTTATCTCATGGGGGTCGGCAAACCCCAGGATCTGGTCGCCGCCGTCGTGCGCGGGATCGATCTGTTCGACTGCGTCATCCCCACCCGCAACGCCCGCAACGGCCATCTCTTCACCCATCAGGGGGTGCTGCGCATCCGCAACGCCAGCCACCGGACCGATCCCAGACCGCCTGATCCATTGTGTGACTGCTATACCTGCCGCCATTACAGCCGCGCCTATCTCCATCATCTCGACCGCTGTAACGAGATCCTTGGCGCGCGCCTTGCTACCATCCACAATCTCCATTATTACCAAACCCTGATGCGCCGAATGCGCACTGCGATCGCAAACGGCCAATTCACGGAATTCGTCGCTGAGTTCCAAAGGACATATCAAAATTAG
- a CDS encoding glycosyltransferase family 2 protein: protein MLDTLSVVIPTRNEAALMDRFLRSLPDEVELVVVDASDDETPALIERIRPHNTRIIRSSARIAEAREIGAAAASGEWLIFSDADVYFVPGYFERFGRYYDADAIYGPKYATADYRWYSTVFVAGQRLAHTLGFPAASGSNMAVRRQVLNAVGGFRCDLPVNEDSELFLRLAHRGHCVRFAPDLAVYSLDDRRLKRGAVRKLLHSITRCALIALGMRVPLPQRLLRHDWGYWSMTR from the coding sequence GTGCTCGATACCCTGAGCGTCGTGATCCCAACGCGCAACGAAGCGGCCTTGATGGATCGATTCCTACGCTCCTTGCCCGACGAGGTGGAGCTCGTGGTCGTGGACGCCAGCGATGACGAGACGCCGGCACTCATCGAGCGCATCCGCCCGCACAATACCCGGATCATCCGCTCATCGGCTAGGATCGCCGAGGCGCGCGAGATCGGCGCCGCAGCCGCCTCGGGCGAATGGCTGATCTTTAGCGACGCCGATGTCTATTTTGTCCCGGGCTATTTCGAGCGATTCGGCCGTTATTACGACGCAGACGCCATCTATGGCCCCAAATACGCCACCGCTGACTATCGCTGGTATAGCACGGTCTTTGTCGCCGGTCAGCGTCTGGCGCACACCCTGGGCTTCCCCGCGGCCTCGGGGTCAAATATGGCAGTGCGGCGTCAGGTGCTGAATGCAGTCGGCGGGTTTCGCTGCGACCTACCGGTCAACGAGGACAGCGAGCTCTTTTTGCGCCTCGCCCATCGCGGCCACTGTGTCCGCTTCGCCCCTGATCTGGCGGTATACTCGCTCGACGACCGCCGGCTCAAGCGCGGTGCGGTACGCAAACTGTTGCACAGCATCACCCGTTGTGCCCTTATTGCGCTGGGGATGCGCGTGCCCCTTCCCCAACGCCTCCTGCGCCATGATTGGGGATACTGGAGCATGACCCGCTGA
- a CDS encoding TVP38/TMEM64 family protein — MARSRGWRWALLSAAILLGSALLAVWIGWSETIDRLVHAASPEELVAILRTFGGWTPLISILLMVIQSILAPLPGSVIAAANGALYGVWWGTLLSWAGGMAGGWATYAIGYWSGKPLRRRWRMTGLWRQLIAVGASRGFWIVLIARMTPIVSLDFIGYLAGIARLPLATYLLANAIGIIPGILAYTLIGSELVKGRLLSWEIGAALLLMVMLFAMGRRWLQSKDAGRIID, encoded by the coding sequence ATGGCCCGCTCCCGCGGATGGCGCTGGGCCCTGCTGAGCGCGGCTATCCTCTTGGGTAGCGCGCTACTGGCCGTCTGGATTGGCTGGAGCGAAACGATAGACCGTCTTGTTCATGCCGCATCCCCTGAGGAGCTGGTGGCCATCCTGCGTACCTTTGGCGGCTGGACGCCGCTGATAAGCATCCTGCTGATGGTCATCCAATCCATATTGGCCCCGTTGCCCGGCTCGGTGATCGCCGCCGCCAACGGCGCCCTCTACGGGGTCTGGTGGGGGACCTTGCTGTCTTGGGCCGGCGGCATGGCCGGCGGATGGGCGACCTATGCCATCGGCTATTGGTCGGGGAAGCCCCTGAGGCGACGCTGGAGAATGACCGGATTGTGGAGACAATTGATCGCTGTCGGCGCGAGCCGCGGTTTCTGGATCGTCTTGATCGCCCGCATGACCCCTATCGTCTCCCTCGATTTCATCGGCTACCTAGCCGGCATCGCTCGGCTGCCGCTGGCGACCTATCTGCTCGCCAATGCCATCGGCATCATCCCGGGGATACTCGCCTATACCCTCATCGGCAGTGAATTGGTCAAAGGCCGTCTCCTCTCGTGGGAGATCGGGGCGGCCTTGCTCCTAATGGTCATGTTATTTGCTATGGGGCGGCGCTGGTTACAATCGAAAGATGCCGGACGGATCATCGACTAG
- the pip gene encoding prolyl aminopeptidase: MHELYPSVEPFAVHRLAVGDGHELYVEECGRPDGLPAVFLHGGPGAGCDPLYRGFFAPDCYRAVLFDQRGCGRSTPHAAIETNTTWDLVADIERIREHLGIARWLVFGGSWGSTLALAYAETHPERVLGLILRGVFLCRPEEIRWFYQEGANWCFPDYWQDFLAPIPKPERSDLVGAYYRRLIGADDAIRAEVAHAWSVWEGRTATLLPNPAIEAHFADPKRALSLARIECHYFVHQAFLAPNQLLRDAGRLSGIPGIIVQGRYDLICPLRSAWELHQTWLDSELQIIPDAGHSALEPGICRALVAATDRFARELG; encoded by the coding sequence GTGCATGAACTCTATCCCAGCGTTGAACCCTTCGCCGTCCATCGGCTCGCCGTCGGCGACGGTCATGAACTCTATGTCGAGGAATGCGGGCGTCCAGATGGCCTGCCGGCGGTCTTTCTGCACGGTGGGCCAGGTGCAGGCTGCGACCCCTTATATCGCGGTTTCTTTGCCCCCGACTGCTATCGGGCGGTGCTCTTCGACCAGCGTGGCTGCGGGCGTTCGACCCCGCATGCCGCGATCGAGACCAATACCACCTGGGACCTGGTTGCCGACATCGAGCGCATTCGCGAGCACCTAGGGATCGCGCGCTGGCTAGTCTTCGGCGGCTCCTGGGGCTCGACCCTGGCGCTCGCCTATGCCGAGACCCACCCCGAGCGGGTCTTGGGCCTGATCCTGCGCGGTGTCTTTCTCTGCCGCCCCGAGGAGATCCGCTGGTTTTATCAAGAAGGGGCAAACTGGTGCTTTCCCGATTACTGGCAGGACTTCTTGGCGCCCATCCCCAAGCCCGAGCGCTCTGACCTTGTCGGGGCCTATTACCGGCGGCTGATCGGCGCGGATGATGCGATCCGCGCTGAGGTCGCCCATGCCTGGTCGGTCTGGGAGGGGCGCACCGCGACCCTGTTGCCCAACCCAGCAATCGAGGCCCATTTCGCCGACCCCAAGCGCGCCTTAAGCCTTGCGCGCATCGAGTGCCATTATTTCGTCCATCAGGCATTTCTCGCCCCCAATCAGCTCTTGCGCGACGCAGGCCGCTTGAGCGGTATCCCAGGCATCATCGTCCAGGGACGCTATGACCTGATCTGCCCCTTGCGCTCGGCCTGGGAACTCCATCAAACCTGGCTGGATTCAGAGCTTCAGATCATCCCAGATGCTGGGCACTCGGCGCTCGAGCCAGGGATCTGCCGCGCGCTCGTCGCTGCGACCGATCGCTTTGCCCGCGAGTTGGGTTGA
- the dtd gene encoding D-aminoacyl-tRNA deacylase has product MIGLLQRVSSAQVVVEGEVIGAIGRGLLVLVGVQRGDTEAHADRLLERLLGYRVFPDAEGRMNLSLRDIAGELLLVPQFTLAADTRKGTRASFTPAAPPEEGRRLFDYLTAQARLVYPKVATGRFGADMQVHLINDGPVTFWLET; this is encoded by the coding sequence ATGATCGGGCTGTTACAGCGGGTCAGCTCGGCCCAGGTCGTAGTCGAGGGCGAGGTCATCGGCGCCATCGGGCGCGGGCTCCTGGTCCTTGTCGGAGTCCAACGGGGCGATACCGAGGCGCACGCCGACCGCCTGCTCGAACGTTTGCTCGGCTATCGCGTCTTTCCCGACGCCGAGGGGCGGATGAATCTGAGTCTGCGTGACATCGCGGGGGAGCTATTGTTGGTGCCCCAATTTACCCTCGCCGCCGACACCCGCAAAGGGACGCGGGCCAGCTTCACCCCCGCTGCCCCGCCCGAGGAGGGGCGCAGGCTGTTTGATTATCTGACGGCACAGGCCCGTCTCGTCTATCCCAAGGTGGCAACCGGCCGTTTTGGGGCCGATATGCAGGTCCATTTGATCAACGACGGCCCAGTGACCTTCTGGCTGGAGACTTAG